One Malus domestica chromosome 11, GDT2T_hap1 genomic region harbors:
- the LOC103448488 gene encoding syntaxin-61 isoform X2 encodes MESKHISQRSCLLLVVALNGRKVDELNKAISVAARDPTWYGIDEVELEKRRRWTSTACAQVGSVKKAVEAGKESSGTSVNGMRRELMRLTNSQETNRSNQYAAQHNDDFITSESDRQLLLIKQQDEELDQLSASVERIGGVGLTIHEELLAQEKIIDELGTEMDGTSNRLDFVQKKVATVMKKAGVKGQLMMILFLLVLFIILFVLVFLT; translated from the exons ATGGAGAGCAAGCACATCTCACAAAGGAGCTGCTTGCTTCTTGTGGTAGCATTGAATGGCAG GAAGGTAGATGAGTTGAACAAAGCAATTTCTGTAGCAGCTAGAGATCCGACATGGTATGGCATTGATGAAGTAGAACTtgaaaaacgaagaagatggaCAAGCACTGCTTGTGCCCAG GTGGGTTCTGTAAAGAAAGCAGTGGAAGCTGGAAAGGAGTCTTCTGGAACTAGCGTGAATGGGATGCGTCGAGAACTAATGAGGCTGACGAATTCTCAGGAGACCAATAGATCCAACCAGTATGCTGCACAACATAACGACGACTTCATAACTTCAGAATCAGATAGACAATTGCTTCTCATAAA GCAACAGGATGAGGAGTTGGACCAACTTAGTGCAAGTGTGGAGAGAATTGGAGGTGTTGGACTTACTATTCATGAAGAGCTCctcgcacag GAGAAGATTATAGATGAATTGGGCACGGAAATGGACGGTACATCAAATCGTCTTGATTTTGTTCAG AAAAAAGTGGCTACAGTGATGAAGAAGGCAGGTGTAAAGGGCCAGTTAATGATGATTCTATTTTTACTCGTCCTGTTCATCATCCTTTTTGTATTGGTCTTCCTCACCTAG
- the LOC103448488 gene encoding syntaxin-61 isoform X1 has translation MPSAQDPFYVVKEEIQESIDKLQSSFHQWERISSDNGEQAHLTKELLASCGSIEWQVDELNKAISVAARDPTWYGIDEVELEKRRRWTSTACAQVGSVKKAVEAGKESSGTSVNGMRRELMRLTNSQETNRSNQYAAQHNDDFITSESDRQLLLIKQQDEELDQLSASVERIGGVGLTIHEELLAQEKIIDELGTEMDGTSNRLDFVQKKVATVMKKAGVKGQLMMILFLLVLFIILFVLVFLT, from the exons ATGCCATCAGCACAAGATCCGTTCTATGTTGTGAAAGAGGAGATTCAAGAATCT ATTGATAAGTTGCAGTCTTCTTTTCACCAATGGGAGCGTATTTCATCTGATAATGGAGAGCAAGCACATCTCACAAAGGAGCTGCTTGCTTCTTGTGGTAGCATTGAATGGCAG GTAGATGAGTTGAACAAAGCAATTTCTGTAGCAGCTAGAGATCCGACATGGTATGGCATTGATGAAGTAGAACTtgaaaaacgaagaagatggaCAAGCACTGCTTGTGCCCAG GTGGGTTCTGTAAAGAAAGCAGTGGAAGCTGGAAAGGAGTCTTCTGGAACTAGCGTGAATGGGATGCGTCGAGAACTAATGAGGCTGACGAATTCTCAGGAGACCAATAGATCCAACCAGTATGCTGCACAACATAACGACGACTTCATAACTTCAGAATCAGATAGACAATTGCTTCTCATAAA GCAACAGGATGAGGAGTTGGACCAACTTAGTGCAAGTGTGGAGAGAATTGGAGGTGTTGGACTTACTATTCATGAAGAGCTCctcgcacag GAGAAGATTATAGATGAATTGGGCACGGAAATGGACGGTACATCAAATCGTCTTGATTTTGTTCAG AAAAAAGTGGCTACAGTGATGAAGAAGGCAGGTGTAAAGGGCCAGTTAATGATGATTCTATTTTTACTCGTCCTGTTCATCATCCTTTTTGTATTGGTCTTCCTCACCTAG